The Mus caroli unplaced genomic scaffold, CAROLI_EIJ_v1.1 scaffold_11595_1, whole genome shotgun sequence genome has a segment encoding these proteins:
- the LOC110288087 gene encoding LOW QUALITY PROTEIN: calcium-binding and coiled-coil domain-containing protein 2-like (The sequence of the model RefSeq protein was modified relative to this genomic sequence to represent the inferred CDS: substituted 1 base at 1 genomic stop codon): MEQCPKPTLLEHGNFSQVLFNNVDKFYVPRGGIICYXTLAEKFIPRPKDWISIFIVGWKTTQEYYTFMWALLPKDQNKDSATQQEIQFKAYYLPKDVERYQFCYVDEDGLVWGTSVPFQFCPDPDEDIMVVINKEKVEQLSEELYQENQELKNKYADLHEQLQRKQVALEATQRINKTLEQEVEEKASWEEEKTSWEEEKASWEEEKTSWEEENASWEEEKTSWEEEKASWEEEKTSWEEEKASWEEEKASWEEEKASWESELCRLKECNQKMISEKKALEIRVEELQKQHCKMLEQTDRLKDQISDENKALQSFLDNKDFSSPQGSAEPEVPSTQGAAKPEEPPSAQGAAEPEVSSSQVADEPEVLWPQGAAKPKRLPHRAVRSSLVFYKHKYCDMARSLHERIPPDWEQQEPQDLYCPFCIKTISATKKWISKNKVPVLFIA; encoded by the exons ATGGAACAGTGCCCCAAACCTACCTTGCTGGAACATGGCAACTTCTCTCAGGTCCTGTTTAACAATGTGGATAAGTTCTATGTTCCTAGAGGAGGTATCATATGCTATTAGACCCTCGCTGAAAAGTTCATCCCTCGACCCAAGGACTGGATCAGCATCTTTATAGTAGGGTGGAAGACCACTCAGGAGTATTATACCTTCATGTGGGCACTCTTGCCAAAAGACCAAAACAAGGATTCAGCCACACAGCAGGAAATCCAATTCAAAGCTTATTACCTTCCCAAGGATGTGGAGCGCTACCAGTTCTGTTATGTGGATGAAGATGGTTTGGTCTGGGGAACAAGTGTCCCTTTCCAGTTCTGTCCAGACCCTGATGAGGACATAATGGTTGTTATCAATAAGGAAAAGGTAGAACAGCTCAGTGAGGAGCTTTACCAAGAAAACCAGGAACTGAAAAATAAGTATGCTGACCTCCATGAGCAACTACAGAGGAAGCAGGTGGCACTAGAAGCAACACAGAGGATCAATAAGACCTTAGAACAGGAAGTGGAAGAGAAGGcctcctgggaggaagagaagacctcttgggaggaagagaaggcctcttgggaggaagagaagacctcttgggaggaagagaatgcctcttgggaggaagagaagacctcttgggaggaagagaaggcctcttgggaggaagagaagacctcttgggaggaagagaaggcctcttgggaggaagagaaggcctcttgggaggaagagaaggcctcTTGGGAGAGCGAGCTGTGCCGGCTGAAAGAATGCAACCAGAAGATGATCTCAGAAAAGAAGGCCTTGGAGATCAGAGTAGAAGAGCTTCAGAAGCAGCACTGCAAGATGCTGGAGCAGACA GACAGACTAAAAGACCAAATCTCTGATGAGAACAAGGCGCTGCAGAGCTTCCTGGATAACAAAGACTTCTCTTCACCTCAAGGATCTGCTGAGCCGGAAGTCCCGTCAACTCAAGGAGCTGCTAAGCCCGAAGAACCACCGTCCGCTCAAGGAGCTGCTGAGCCCGAAGTCTCTTCATCTCAAGTTGCTGATGAGCCTGAAGTCCTGTGGCCCCAAGGAGCTGCTAAGCCCAAGAGGCTGCCACACAGAGCTGTTAGGTCAAGCTTAGTCTTTTATAAGCACAAATATTGTGATATGGCAAGAAGTCTTCATGAGAGGATCCCACCGGACTGGGAACAGCAGGAGCCTCAAGATTTGTATTGTCCATTTTGTATAAAGACCATCTCAGCAACCAAGAAATGGATCTCCAAGAACAAGGTTCCTGTCCTTTTCATTGCCTAA